A region of the Dyadobacter sp. CECT 9275 genome:
CTACCTGCACTTCTGACATCGATGCTAACAGGCTCATTGTTGCGATTGCTATATTTTTCATTCTATTTATTACTACTTAATACTTCGTTTAAAACTGTATCTGCCGCTGTGGTTTTCTGCTTGCCGATTGTTGGGGCAATGACAGTGACAAACTCTTTTAATTGGGCAGGCGACCAACCTGTACGTAGTGAAATGCTCAAATGGCTTTTTAGCATCGGCTCTGCCTGGCCAATGGCGCTGATTACCGAAATGGTCACCAGTTCCCTTTGGCCGTAAGTCAGCACATCTCTTTCAAAGATGTCTGCAAACAAATGTTCCTTTAAGAATGTATCTATGGCAGGCGCAAATGCGCCATAGCCCGAAGGCTGCTCGGGCTGTGGCGTTCCTGTCAGTTCACCTAGTATTTTTTTGCCGCGCTCATATTTGTTGCTATCAGCTGGGACAACAGATGCTTCTTTTCCCATGTTGTTATGGATGCCCCTGGCTTTCCTTTCTTCAATGACCTGCATAAATGTTTGCAAGCCGCGAATGCTCCGTGGAAAACCACAATAGGCATAGGTATGCACCAGGACTTCCTTAATCTCATTGACACTCAAACCTTGATCAAGGCCCGCGCCAAGCTGTTTTTTTAGCTCTGGGATCTCACCTTGTGCTGTCAGGGAAGAAATAATAATGATACTCTTCTCTTTGGGGGCTAATCCTTCTTTTGAGCTGGCCACGTTCTGTGCCTTTATACTGTTAACAGTCATTAAAACCACCGCTAATACCGTTATAAAGGCAGCTGGTTTTAACCTGATGGTTCTCAATTTGTTTTTGCTTAAATCCATAGTCTGATGATTACTTATCCAGGCGTTTTTCTTTTAACCATTTCTCCAACACGCCTGCAACTTGCTCACTGTTTAAATCCGACATCAGAAAATGGGTATTGCCTTTAATACCTATCTCTGGCAAATGGACAATAGTAGCATCGCCTCCGTGGCTGTTTACCACCTTTGCCCACTGGCGCGCCGTAGCCAATACATTTTTCCAAAAATTAAGTGAAGCTGCTTTCGTTTCGTCTTTCGGGATGAAATCACCGAAATAAACCACAATGGGTATCTTGGTCAGTTTCTTGAACTCATCAAGGGGGACTCCTTTACCGCCACGGTTGCCTTCGGGCTCCTGGCCTTCGGGAAAAGTAAACCCACCCGGCTCATAGGCCACAACAGCTTTAACATGCTGGTTTTTAATAGCAGTCTTCCATCCCGGCGAACCACCGGCCGAATGGGTAAACAATATCCCGTCGCCAGATTTATCCATCACTGCCGACATAGCATTTACAATCGTTGCTTCATCGACACTGCCCGTGTTGGGCGTCATCATCCGGAAAAAATTATCCAGCGATACGCTGTCTTTGGGAAACTGCACACCCTCATTAAAATCTGGATACAAGCCGATCCGGAACTGGGTGAACCAGGTCTGGTCATCGGGTGTGGCCGTGATCTGTCCTGGCTTTGATGTTTGCCCTGCGTGGCCACGCCCGGGTTGGTCTACCAGATAAACACCGTAGCCTTTTCTTAGAAAGATATTGGCAAAGCCTTCCCTTCCATCGGCCGTGGTTTGCCAGCTGCGGCGCGACTGCCCGTAGCCATGCAGAAAAACCATAGAAAGTCGCTTTGCCTTTGGCGGGATCTGGTAAAACACGTCGGCATGGTCCCCGTGGCGGGTTTGTCCGCCCTGCGCTACATTCCAGGGTTTGAGCGCGTCGAACGTGCCTTCACTTTTGGTTACGCTGCCACCAGCCGAAAAAGCGCCCTGCTCCTGGATGATTAAAGGTTTCTGACTTTTAGTTTTCTGTGCCTGGCCTTGCAAGCTTACTATGGAGCATACCACACATACAAGGCTTAGTATTGCTTTATTTCTCATATCTATTGCATTTAGTCTGCGACGCTTGAATCAAATTGTTCGCATTAAATCATTTTAAGCTTTTCAAGCCATTGCTTGATCTCATCCTCGGTCTGGCGCGCTTTCTCATCCTTGATCATCAGCAGCTGCCCGTCCCTTTCAAGACCGCCCCGGGTCGAATAAGCTTCCAGTATTTTACTGTTCGGGCATAGCTGCCTGACTGTTTCGAACGTGCTACCAATGCCGTAGCCACCGTTCGTATTGAAGGGAATGATGGTCTTTCCGCTCAAATCGTATTGTTTCAGAAAACTTTTCATCGGCGGTGGGAGCTGCATCCCCCAGGTCGGAAAACCGACAAAGACCACATCGTACTGGCCGATACTATCAATTTTAGTTTTCAAAGGCGGCAGATATCCCGACTGGTTTTCACTGGCTACCTGCGCGACAGTTGCCTGATAATTCTCAGGGTACGGCTTTTCCAGCTCAATCGCCACCAGTTTTCCACCTACGTTCTTCTGGATCATTTCCGCAACTGCCTTGGTATTCTTCGTGCGGGATAAATAGACGATCAGGATCTTGTCAGCTGCCACATCAGTGCCCGTTTCAGCATCGATCCGCTCAGTTTGAGTAGAAGAGCAAGCCGAAACCAAGAACAAAAAAGCCAGCAGCAGGTGTGCTAATGGAGCGGTTAGTTTCATGTTTTCTGATGTTTATTATCCTCCCACCTTGGTAAATGAGAGTGATCCCAGTTTCCAACCTTCTTTTTGCTGCACATACACTTCCGTTACTTCAAACTCGTTGGTGACTTCCCTGCCGCCAACGACCGCTAACAGTGTAATCCTGTTCAAAAGGATAGCCGTTGATCCAATGATGTTTACGGATACTTTATGGATATCTGCCTTTTTGTAATGAATGCCCCCGGACTTGATGATATTGACTTCCTGCTGTTTGCCCCATGATCCGCCCATGTGAACAAAGACGGCCTTTTCATCAAAGAGCGCAGCCAGTGAGTCTGCATTCTTGTCTGCCATCCACTGCCATTTAGTTTTAGAAAGTGCAATGATTTTCTGCTCGGCGCTATTTTCAGCTTGCGCGAATGCTCCCTGAGATCCTAGCATCAAGCCTGCTGCAAGTATCAGGCAGGTAAGGGTTCTGGTGATTGTTTTATTTACGTTCAATTTCATTGTATCTCCGGTTTAATGTTTGATAACATGCGTATCGCGCACACTGCTGAATGTAAGCGCCAGCAGTTTCCAGTCAGCGCCCCGTTTCTTATAAACTTCCGTAACTGTAAATTCAACTTTCGCCTCGCTACCCCGAACTGTTGATTCCAGCGTAATACGACTCCAAATGATAGCCGTATCGTCAAAAAGCTCCACCGCTACATCGTGCACGTCGGCTTTTCTGTACCAGATGCTTCCGGTCTTGATGATTTCGAGCTCTTCGTCTTTTTTCCAGGTACCGCTCATATGGACAAATTTTGCTTTGTCATCAAAGAGTTTGGCCAGCTCGT
Encoded here:
- a CDS encoding carboxymuconolactone decarboxylase family protein yields the protein MDLSKNKLRTIRLKPAAFITVLAVVLMTVNSIKAQNVASSKEGLAPKEKSIIIISSLTAQGEIPELKKQLGAGLDQGLSVNEIKEVLVHTYAYCGFPRSIRGLQTFMQVIEERKARGIHNNMGKEASVVPADSNKYERGKKILGELTGTPQPEQPSGYGAFAPAIDTFLKEHLFADIFERDVLTYGQRELVTISVISAIGQAEPMLKSHLSISLRTGWSPAQLKEFVTVIAPTIGKQKTTAADTVLNEVLSSNK
- a CDS encoding alpha/beta hydrolase, which codes for MRNKAILSLVCVVCSIVSLQGQAQKTKSQKPLIIQEQGAFSAGGSVTKSEGTFDALKPWNVAQGGQTRHGDHADVFYQIPPKAKRLSMVFLHGYGQSRRSWQTTADGREGFANIFLRKGYGVYLVDQPGRGHAGQTSKPGQITATPDDQTWFTQFRIGLYPDFNEGVQFPKDSVSLDNFFRMMTPNTGSVDEATIVNAMSAVMDKSGDGILFTHSAGGSPGWKTAIKNQHVKAVVAYEPGGFTFPEGQEPEGNRGGKGVPLDEFKKLTKIPIVVYFGDFIPKDETKAASLNFWKNVLATARQWAKVVNSHGGDATIVHLPEIGIKGNTHFLMSDLNSEQVAGVLEKWLKEKRLDK
- a CDS encoding flavodoxin, producing the protein MKLTAPLAHLLLAFLFLVSACSSTQTERIDAETGTDVAADKILIVYLSRTKNTKAVAEMIQKNVGGKLVAIELEKPYPENYQATVAQVASENQSGYLPPLKTKIDSIGQYDVVFVGFPTWGMQLPPPMKSFLKQYDLSGKTIIPFNTNGGYGIGSTFETVRQLCPNSKILEAYSTRGGLERDGQLLMIKDEKARQTEDEIKQWLEKLKMI
- a CDS encoding nuclear transport factor 2 family protein gives rise to the protein MKLNVNKTITRTLTCLILAAGLMLGSQGAFAQAENSAEQKIIALSKTKWQWMADKNADSLAALFDEKAVFVHMGGSWGKQQEVNIIKSGGIHYKKADIHKVSVNIIGSTAILLNRITLLAVVGGREVTNEFEVTEVYVQQKEGWKLGSLSFTKVGG
- a CDS encoding nuclear transport factor 2 family protein; this translates as MQLHSQSFFKSVLAATFLGLCFVLAGTQSSLAQGAAGQEQQIIDLSKKKWQWMADKNVDELAKLFDDKAKFVHMSGTWKKDEELEIIKTGSIWYRKADVHDVAVELFDDTAIIWSRITLESTVRGSEAKVEFTVTEVYKKRGADWKLLALTFSSVRDTHVIKH